In the genome of Euleptes europaea isolate rEulEur1 chromosome 7, rEulEur1.hap1, whole genome shotgun sequence, one region contains:
- the CALM2 gene encoding calmodulin-2 has protein sequence MADQLTEEQIAEFKEAFSLFDKDGDGTITTKELGTVMRSLGQNPTEAELQDMINEVDADGNGTIDFPEFLTMMARKMKDTDSEEEIREAFRVFDKDGNGYISAAELRHVMTNLGEKLTDEEVDEMIREADIDGDGQVNYEEFVQMMTAK, from the exons ATG GCTGATCAACTGACAGAGGAACAGATCGCTG AATTCAAAGAAGCCTTTTCGCTATTTGACAAGGATGGAGATGGTACTATAACAACAAAAGAACTGGGGACAGTGATGAGGTCACTTGGGCAAAATCCAACAGAAGCGGAATTGCAGGACATGATCAATGAAGTAGATGCTGATG GCAACGGGACAATCGACTTTCCGGAGTTTTTGACAATGATGGCAAGAAAAATGAAGGATACAGACAGTGAAGAGGAAATTAGAGAAGCATtccgtgtatttgataag GATGGTAATGGCTATATTAGTGCTGCAGAACTTCGCCATGTCATGACAAATCTTGGAGAGAAGTTAACAGATGAAGAAGTTGATGAGATGATTAGAGAAGCAGATATTGATGGTGATGGTCAAGTAAACTATGAAG aGTTTGTACAAATGATGACAGCAAAGTGA